A window of Hippoglossus stenolepis isolate QCI-W04-F060 chromosome 16, HSTE1.2, whole genome shotgun sequence contains these coding sequences:
- the elfn1a gene encoding protein ELFN1 gives MTLREAPMACGLGVVMSALFWSVAIVYLTHIGRVSGDCWLIEGEKGFVWLAICSQNQPPYEAIPQHINSTIVDLRLNENKIKSIHYSALSRFANLTYLNLTKNEISYIEDGAFSAQFNLQVLQMGFNKLRNLTEGILRGLGKLQYLYLQANLIETVTPNAFWECPNIENIDLSMNRIQQLDGSTFTSLNKLTTCELYTNPFNCSCELLGFVKWLSVFPNRTNERMVCDSPPGVSGFSLLSQNPNNPTYRNALHMLKTVCTDDYVTPFIALPTDSSTPPPDSTLCGLEDCPSGTEPDDITISATYSTVEVTPQMKVKQVTNTGATITVQIPHPYKKMYILILYNNSFFTEIRNLKDITEDIELKNLKPHTNYTYCVASIRNSLRHNHTCLTVTTGPRAEKDRAVNNATATHYIMTILGCLFSMVIFLGVVYYCLRRKRQQDEKHKKAGTLKKNIMELKYGQEMEGGTISRMSQKQLLAGESMARMPYLPSAAEMEQYKFQEISDTPKMMKGNYMEVRSMEHHERRECDMGMPGNSQGSVAEISTIAKEVDKVNQIINNCIDALKSESTSFQGVKSGAVSTAEPQLVLISEHPQNKSSLLSPVYTDSYHHSLQRHRTSDVSPKRPSTATGGPMRSPRPYRTESKYIEKTSPTGETILTVTPAATILRAEAEKIRHYSDHRHSYPDAQIEELEGPDGHKSSMLDPLTHTRSRDLAYSQLSSQYHNLSYSSSPEYYCKPSHSIWERFKLHRKRHKDDEYMAAGHALRKKVQFAKDEDLHDILDYWKGVSAQQKS, from the coding sequence ATGACTCTCAGAGAAGCACCAATGGCCTGCGGCTTAGGCGTGGTGATGAGTGCCTTGTTTTGGTCTGTAGCCATTGTATATTTGACTCACATTGGCAGAGTCAGTGGAGACTGCTGGTTGATTGAGGGTGAAAAGGGCTTTGTATGGCTTGCAATTTGTAGCCAAAACCAACCACCTTATGAGGCCATCCCCCAGCATATTAACAGCACCATTGTGGACCTTcgtttgaatgaaaacaaaatcaaaagcatCCATTATTCTGCTCTTAGTCGCTTTGCCAACTTGACCTACCTGAACCTGACAAAGAATGAAATCTCCTACATCGAGGACGGGGCCTTTTCTGCTCAGTTTAACTTACAAGTCCTGCAAATGGGCTTCAACAAGTTGCGCAACCTGACAGAGGGAATCCTCAGGGGTTTAGGAAAGCTGCAATACCTCTACCTCCAGGCAAACCTGATAGAGACTGTGACACCCAATGCCTTTTGGGAATGCCCCAACATAGAGAACATTGACCTCTCCATGAACCGAATCCAACAGTTAGACGGGTCCACGTTTACCAGTCTGAATAAACTGACCACCTGCGAGCTGTACACCAATCCTTTCAACTGCTCATGTGAATTACTTGGTTTTGTCAAATGGCTCTCGGTTTTCCCAAACAGGACGAACGAGCGGATGGTCTGCGACTCCCCACCCGGCGTCTCCGGTTTTAGTTTACTGAGCCAAAATCCGAACAATCCGACATATCGAAACGCACTCCACATGCTCAAAACTGTGTGCACGGATGACTATGTGACGCCATTTATTGCTTTGCCCACTGACTCTTCAACGCCCCCACCAGACTCAACACTCTGCGGGCTGGAAGACTGTCCATCAGGCACAGAACCAGATGACATTACCATCAGTGCGACCTACAGCACCGTGGAAGTAACCCCTCAGATGAAAGTGAAGCAAGTAACGAATACAGGTGCCACCATCACAGTTCAGATCCCCCATCCTTACAAAAAGATGTACATCCTCATTCTGTACAACAACAGCTTCTTCACAGAAATTCGAAATCTAAAAGATATCACAGAGGATATCGAACTGAAAAACCTTAAACCCCACACTAACTACACATACTGTGTGGCTTCAATACGAAACTCCCTTAGACACAACCACACTTGTCTGACTGTCACCACAGGCCCTCGGGCTGAGAAGGACAGAGCTGTAAACAATGCAACTGCCACTCATTATATTATGACAATTTTAGGCTGCCTCTTTAGCATGGTCATTTTTCTTGGGGTGGTCTACTATTGCTTGCGAAGAAAGCGTCAGCAAgatgaaaagcacaaaaaagCAGGTACCctgaagaaaaatataatgGAACTTAAGTATGGACAAGAAATGGAAGGGGGGACTATTTCCCGAATGTCGCAGAAGCAGCTGTTGGCTGGGGAGAGCATGGCCCGTATGCCGTACCTACCATCTGCTGCTGAAATGGAGCAGTACAAATTTCAAGAGATAAGTGATACTCCTAAAATGATGAAGGGAAATTACATGGAGGTGCGGAGTATGGAACACCATGAACGCAGGGAGTGTGACATGGGAATGCCCGGGAACAGCCAGGGGTCGGTGGCAGAGATTTCCACCATTGCAAAAGAGGTGGATAAAGTCAATCAGATAATTAACAACTGTATAGATGCTCTAAAGTCAGAATCCACCTCTTTTCAAGGAGTGAAATCCGGAGCCGTGTCGACAGCAGAGCCTCAGCTCGTACTAATATCCGAACACCCACAGAATAAGTCCAGCCTGCTGTCGCCAGTGTACACGGACAGCTACCATCATTCTCTGCAGAGGCATCGGACCTCTGATGTCTCACCAAAGAGGCCCAGCACTGCCACAGGAGGGCCCATGCGAAGCCCCAGACCTTATCGCACTGAATCCAAGTACATAGAGAAAACCTCCCCAACGGGAGAGACCATCCTCACTGTAACACCTGCTGCCACCATCCTGAGGGCTGAGGCGGAGAAGATCCGCCACTACAGTGACCACCGGCACTCGTACCCCGATGCTCAGATAGAGGAGCTGGAAGGACCCGACGGCCACAAGTCCTCCATGCTGGACCCGCTCACTCACACCCGCTCCAGAGACTTAGCGTACTCCCAGCTGTCATCTCAATATCACAATCTAAGCTATTCTTCCAGTCCCGAGTACTACTGCAAACCTTCACATAGCATCTGGGAGCGGTTCAAACTCCACCGGAAACGGCACAAAGATGATGAGTACATGGCTGCAGGGCATGCACTGCGGAAGAAAGTCCAGTTTGCAAAGGATGAGGACCTGCACGATATTTTAGACTACTGGAAAGGAGTGTCAGCCCAACAGAAATCATAA